The Oxalobacteraceae bacterium OTU3CINTB1 genome includes a window with the following:
- a CDS encoding YeaH/YhbH family protein, with amino-acid sequence MTYLIDRRLQGKNKSAVNRERFLRRYKSQIKDAVGRAIKGRSITDIENGEKVSIPVKDVGEPSFGHAHGGVWETINPGNQEYLKGDLINRPKGGGGSGRGKAGNSDQMTEDDFIFELSREEFMNYFFEDLELPHMVKTQLTATTEFKNQRAGYNMSGTPSNIHVLRSLRGALGRRIAVGGNSRKRLEEAEAELEQLLLDGEPLDAPHVVELKKLIHHLHTRLLAIPFIDPFDLRYSNRIKVPKPMTQAVMFCIMDVSGSMDETRKDTAKRFFILLYLFLKRVYDKIEVVFIRHHTAAAEVDEEEFFHSRESGGTVVSSALHLLDKIIEERYGAGSWNSYVAQASDGDNWDNDSVLCRQMLINTIMPKVQYYTYVEITDGPPQNLWEQYSQVPDHHANFAMQKIVTPADIYPVFRELFKKQPK; translated from the coding sequence TTGACTTACCTCATCGATCGACGTTTGCAGGGCAAGAACAAATCCGCGGTCAACCGCGAGCGCTTCTTGCGGCGCTACAAGTCGCAGATCAAGGACGCGGTGGGACGGGCCATCAAGGGCCGCTCCATCACCGATATTGAAAACGGCGAAAAAGTCTCGATCCCCGTCAAGGACGTGGGCGAGCCATCCTTCGGACACGCCCATGGCGGCGTGTGGGAAACCATCAACCCGGGCAACCAGGAATACCTCAAGGGCGACCTCATCAACCGGCCCAAGGGCGGCGGCGGGTCCGGCCGCGGCAAGGCGGGCAATAGCGACCAGATGACCGAAGATGACTTCATCTTCGAGCTGTCGCGCGAAGAGTTCATGAACTATTTCTTCGAGGACCTGGAACTGCCGCACATGGTCAAGACGCAGCTGACCGCGACGACCGAATTCAAGAACCAGCGCGCCGGCTACAACATGTCGGGCACGCCGTCCAACATCCACGTGCTGCGCTCGTTGCGCGGCGCGCTGGGCCGGCGCATCGCCGTCGGCGGCAACTCGCGCAAGCGGCTCGAGGAAGCCGAGGCCGAGCTCGAACAACTGCTGCTCGACGGCGAGCCGCTCGACGCCCCGCACGTGGTCGAACTCAAGAAACTGATTCACCACCTGCACACGCGGCTGCTGGCCATCCCCTTCATCGATCCGTTCGACCTGCGCTACAGCAACCGCATCAAGGTGCCCAAGCCGATGACGCAGGCGGTGATGTTCTGCATCATGGACGTCTCCGGTTCGATGGACGAGACCCGCAAGGACACGGCCAAGCGCTTCTTCATCCTGTTGTACCTGTTCCTCAAGCGCGTCTACGACAAGATCGAGGTGGTCTTCATTCGCCACCACACGGCCGCGGCCGAAGTGGACGAGGAGGAATTCTTCCACTCGCGCGAGTCAGGCGGCACGGTGGTGTCGTCGGCGCTGCACCTGCTCGACAAGATCATCGAGGAACGCTACGGCGCCGGCAGCTGGAACAGCTACGTGGCGCAGGCCTCGGACGGCGACAACTGGGACAACGACTCGGTGCTGTGCCGCCAGATGCTGATCAACACCATCATGCCCAAGGTGCAGTACTACACCTATGTCGAAATCACCGACGGCCCGCCGCAAAACCTGTGGGAGCAATATTCACAGGTCCCGGACCACCACGCCAACTTCGCCATGCAGAAAATAGTCACGCCGGCCGATATTTATCCGGTGTTCCGCGAACTGTTCAAGAAACAGCCGAAATAG
- a CDS encoding bifunctional riboflavin kinase/FAD synthetase, protein MKVFRGLPNAAARAPCALTIGNFDGVHLGHQALLARVRAAATGLGLEAAVMTFEPHPREFFANKAGDPSKAPPRIANLRDKLQSLSDNGIDRVIVEHFSAPFAALTPEEFTEKVLVEGLHVKWLMVGDDFCYGARRAGNVQMLLEAGKQYGFHVETLPTVMNGTTRISSSAVRAALAEGDFGHAEALLGHPYAISGHVIHGQKLGRTLGFPTLNLRVPHRPALSGIFIVQVHGLAEHPLAAVASLGVRPTVDDSGRVLLEVHVFDFNQGCYGKQVRVEFLQKIRDEEKYVDLPTLTAAIHRDADIARAYFAQRDGTRTGATAAATGGLISATNATDRI, encoded by the coding sequence ATGAAGGTATTTCGAGGTCTCCCCAACGCAGCGGCGCGCGCGCCGTGCGCGCTTACGATCGGCAACTTTGACGGTGTCCACCTCGGCCACCAGGCATTGCTGGCCCGCGTGCGCGCCGCCGCCACCGGCCTCGGCCTGGAAGCGGCGGTGATGACCTTCGAACCGCATCCGCGCGAATTTTTCGCCAACAAGGCCGGCGATCCGTCCAAGGCGCCGCCGCGCATCGCCAACCTGCGCGACAAGCTGCAATCGCTGTCCGACAACGGCATCGACCGCGTCATCGTCGAGCACTTCTCGGCGCCGTTCGCCGCCCTCACGCCGGAGGAATTCACCGAAAAGGTGCTGGTCGAGGGCTTGCACGTCAAATGGCTGATGGTCGGCGACGACTTTTGTTACGGCGCGCGCCGCGCCGGCAACGTGCAAATGCTGCTGGAGGCGGGTAAGCAATACGGTTTCCATGTCGAGACCCTGCCGACGGTGATGAACGGCACCACGCGCATCTCGTCGTCGGCCGTGCGCGCGGCGCTCGCAGAAGGCGACTTCGGCCACGCAGAGGCGCTGCTGGGCCATCCGTACGCCATCTCCGGCCACGTCATCCACGGCCAGAAATTGGGCCGCACCCTGGGCTTCCCCACGCTGAACCTGCGCGTGCCGCACCGGCCCGCGCTGTCGGGCATCTTCATCGTCCAGGTGCACGGCCTGGCCGAGCACCCGCTGGCCGCCGTCGCCAGCCTGGGCGTGCGCCCGACCGTCGACGACAGCGGCCGCGTATTGCTGGAAGTGCACGTGTTCGACTTCAACCAGGGCTGCTACGGCAAGCAGGTGCGCGTCGAATTCCTGCAAAAGATCCGCGACGAGGAAAAATACGTCGACCTGCCGACCCTGACCGCCGCCATCCACCGCGACGCCGACATCGCCCGCGCGTACTTCGCGCAGCGCGACGGTACCAGGACCGGCGCCACGGCCGCCGCCACGGGCGGCCTCATTAGCGCGACCAACGCCACCGACCGAATTTGA
- a CDS encoding biopolymer transporter ExbD: MSMNVGSPASAGADPEPMMEMNMTPLIDVMLVLIIMMIITIPKANHSVNLNMPVGTPPPPTKDPVVITIDVDFDGTILWDNNVVPDRASLEAKLTEVAAQADQPEVHLRPNKLVEYKAVAGVMAAAQRLGVTKIGLVGNEQFQ; this comes from the coding sequence ATGAGTATGAATGTCGGCTCTCCAGCGTCCGCCGGCGCGGATCCGGAACCAATGATGGAAATGAATATGACGCCCCTCATCGACGTGATGTTGGTGCTCATTATCATGATGATCATTACGATTCCGAAGGCCAACCACTCGGTCAACTTGAACATGCCGGTCGGCACCCCGCCGCCACCGACCAAGGACCCAGTGGTCATCACGATCGACGTTGACTTCGACGGTACGATTCTGTGGGATAACAACGTCGTTCCCGACCGCGCCTCCCTCGAAGCGAAACTGACCGAGGTCGCGGCCCAGGCCGATCAGCCGGAAGTGCATCTGCGTCCGAACAAGCTGGTCGAGTACAAGGCCGTCGCCGGTGTCATGGCTGCAGCCCAACGTCTCGGCGTCACTAAAATTGGCCTGGTCGGTAACGAACAGTTCCAATAA
- a CDS encoding tetratricopeptide repeat protein: protein MTKFRLAHLGLVMAAIGFTAAAPIAGFSSVAYAAEAVRAEIGKPLQEAQKLAAAGKNKEAVAKLKETDSVGNKSANETYLIERTRASAAASAGDYDTAARAFESVINSGKLSAAEQPKFTQALAGIYYRIKDYPKAITWIQRALKDNPNDGAMHELLIQTYYISGKYPEAAKELQASKNLNEAQLGMLANIQLKQNDKAGYVQTLERMAASYPKPQTWADLLQRVQAKPGFSPTLSLDVLRLRLANGLLTKPSEYMEMSQLALQAGNPAEAIKIINEGYKKGALGTGSDAARHQRLKDLAAKTQADFDAKQAAEEAEAVKNKDADALANMGYALVSAGKADKGLALMDQAVKLGTGRNPEAIKLHYGIAQSVAGKKSAAVATLKSVKGTDGTADLARYWTLGLNKAA from the coding sequence ATGACCAAGTTTCGTCTCGCTCATCTCGGCCTGGTAATGGCCGCTATTGGTTTTACAGCAGCAGCTCCTATTGCAGGTTTTTCGTCGGTCGCCTACGCTGCCGAAGCGGTGCGCGCTGAAATCGGCAAACCATTGCAGGAAGCACAGAAACTGGCTGCGGCAGGAAAGAACAAAGAAGCAGTAGCAAAACTGAAGGAAACCGACTCCGTCGGCAACAAGAGCGCCAACGAAACCTATCTGATCGAACGCACCCGCGCCTCGGCCGCCGCCTCCGCCGGCGACTACGACACCGCCGCGCGCGCCTTTGAGAGCGTGATCAACTCGGGCAAGCTGTCGGCCGCCGAACAACCGAAATTCACCCAGGCCCTGGCCGGTATCTACTACCGCATCAAGGACTATCCGAAAGCGATCACCTGGATCCAGCGCGCGCTCAAGGACAATCCGAACGACGGCGCCATGCACGAACTGCTGATCCAGACCTACTACATCAGCGGCAAGTACCCCGAGGCCGCCAAGGAACTGCAAGCGAGCAAGAACCTGAACGAAGCCCAGCTGGGCATGCTGGCCAACATCCAGCTCAAGCAAAACGACAAGGCCGGCTACGTGCAGACCCTGGAACGCATGGCCGCCAGCTATCCGAAGCCACAGACCTGGGCCGACCTGCTGCAACGCGTGCAAGCCAAGCCTGGCTTCTCGCCGACCCTGTCGCTGGACGTGCTGCGCCTGCGCCTGGCCAACGGCCTGCTGACCAAGCCGTCGGAATACATGGAAATGAGCCAATTGGCGCTGCAAGCGGGTAACCCTGCCGAAGCGATCAAGATCATCAACGAAGGCTACAAAAAAGGCGCGCTGGGCACCGGTTCCGACGCCGCCCGCCACCAGCGTCTGAAAGACCTGGCCGCCAAGACCCAGGCCGACTTCGACGCCAAGCAAGCCGCCGAAGAAGCCGAAGCCGTCAAGAACAAGGACGCCGACGCGCTGGCCAACATGGGCTACGCGCTGGTTTCCGCCGGCAAGGCCGACAAGGGCCTGGCGCTGATGGACCAAGCCGTCAAGTTGGGCACCGGCCGCAATCCGGAAGCGATCAAGCTGCACTACGGTATCGCGCAATCGGTCGCCGGCAAGAAATCGGCCGCCGTGGCGACGCTGAAATCGGTCAAAGGCACGGACGGCACCGCCGACCTGGCCCGCTACTGGACCCTGGGCCTGAACAAAGCCGCGTAA
- a CDS encoding SpoVR family protein, which yields MNDMTHPPSPKPRHPRALPEQSEWTFELIEQAHQEIRRVAENFGLDTYPNQLEIITAEQMMDAYTSVGMPVSYNHWSFGKHFLSTEKGYKRGQMGLAYEIVINSDPCIAYLMEENSLTMQALVIAHAAYGHNSFFKGNYLFRTWTDAEAIVDYMVFAKNYIAECEQRHGIDAVELLLDSCHAIQNYGVDRYKRPAKLSMMEERARQKEREAYVQSQINDLWRTLPRREEEEAEKAAPRFPPEPEENLLYFIEKYAPLLEPWQREMVRIVRKISQYFYPQRQTQVMNEGWATFWHYTILNQLYDEGVIGDGFMMEFLKSHTNVVYQPPVNSPYYSGINPYALGFAMMTDIRRICENPTAEDREWFPDIAGSDWRKTLDFAMRNFKDESFIAQYLSPKLIREFHFFAVLDDDNNEKLAISAIHDDLGYRYVRQQLAEQYNLGNREPNIQVWSVNTRDDRALTLRHTQFQRRPLNQQAGEVLKHVARLWGFDVHLETVAPNGEVVSTMEVKREKRARGS from the coding sequence ATGAACGACATGACGCACCCTCCCTCCCCCAAGCCGCGCCATCCGCGCGCCCTGCCCGAGCAGTCCGAATGGACGTTCGAACTGATCGAGCAAGCCCACCAGGAAATCCGCCGGGTCGCCGAGAACTTCGGCCTCGACACCTATCCGAACCAGCTTGAAATCATCACCGCCGAGCAGATGATGGACGCCTACACGTCGGTCGGCATGCCGGTGTCGTACAACCACTGGTCGTTCGGCAAGCATTTCCTGTCGACCGAGAAAGGCTACAAGCGCGGCCAGATGGGCCTGGCGTACGAGATCGTCATCAACTCAGATCCCTGCATCGCCTATTTAATGGAGGAGAACAGCCTGACCATGCAGGCGCTGGTGATCGCGCACGCGGCCTACGGCCACAACTCCTTCTTCAAGGGCAATTACCTGTTCCGCACCTGGACCGATGCCGAAGCCATCGTCGACTACATGGTGTTCGCGAAGAACTACATCGCCGAGTGCGAGCAGCGCCACGGCATCGACGCGGTCGAACTGCTGCTCGACTCCTGCCACGCGATCCAGAACTACGGCGTCGACCGCTACAAGCGCCCGGCCAAGCTGTCGATGATGGAAGAACGGGCGCGGCAGAAGGAACGCGAGGCCTACGTGCAATCGCAGATCAACGACCTGTGGCGCACCCTGCCGCGCCGCGAGGAGGAAGAGGCCGAAAAGGCCGCGCCGCGCTTCCCGCCCGAGCCCGAGGAAAACCTGCTGTACTTCATCGAGAAGTACGCGCCATTGCTGGAGCCGTGGCAGCGCGAAATGGTGCGCATCGTGCGCAAGATCAGCCAGTACTTCTACCCGCAGCGCCAGACCCAGGTGATGAACGAGGGCTGGGCCACGTTCTGGCACTACACCATCCTCAACCAGTTGTACGACGAGGGCGTGATCGGCGACGGCTTCATGATGGAGTTCCTCAAAAGCCATACCAACGTGGTCTACCAGCCGCCCGTGAACAGCCCCTATTACAGCGGCATCAACCCGTACGCGCTCGGCTTCGCGATGATGACCGACATCCGCCGCATCTGCGAGAACCCGACCGCCGAGGACCGCGAATGGTTCCCCGACATCGCCGGCAGCGACTGGCGCAAGACCCTCGACTTCGCGATGCGCAACTTCAAGGACGAGAGCTTCATCGCCCAGTACCTGTCGCCCAAACTGATACGCGAGTTCCACTTCTTTGCCGTGCTCGACGACGATAACAACGAGAAGCTGGCGATCTCCGCCATCCATGACGACCTCGGCTATCGTTACGTGCGCCAGCAACTTGCAGAACAATATAATCTTGGCAATCGTGAGCCCAACATCCAGGTCTGGTCCGTGAACACCCGCGACGACCGGGCCCTCACCTTGCGCCACACGCAGTTCCAGCGCCGTCCATTGAACCAGCAGGCCGGCGAGGTGCTCAAGCATGTGGCCCGCCTGTGGGGCTTCGACGTCCACCTGGAAACGGTGGCGCCGAACGGCGAAGTGGTCAGCACGATGGAGGTCAAACGGGAGAAACGTGCCCGGGGAAGTTGA
- a CDS encoding MotA/TolQ/ExbB proton channel family protein has protein sequence MFKNTRLSAVLAAVLFSVTAATALVSAPAFADAPASAASAPAAAPADAAAAPAPAADAAAAPAADAAPAKAAGGHEEVENPYGFKAVWDAGFVSRGTLIILSIMSMGSWYIIITKLIDQAKIFKQSKETSAKFWKASSIAAGSAALKEGSPFRFIAETGTKATVHHDGALLEQIDLSTWVTMSIQRAVDKVQSRLQDGLSFLATVGSTSPFIGLFGTVWGIYNALIAIGMSGNASIDKVAGPVGEALIMTAFGLFVAVPAVLGYNWLVRRNKAAMEDVRSFSADVHSVLISGAMSTSEAGRLAGAKKIG, from the coding sequence ATGTTTAAGAATACCCGTTTGTCCGCTGTACTGGCCGCTGTGCTGTTTTCCGTGACCGCAGCCACCGCCCTGGTAAGCGCCCCAGCTTTCGCTGACGCGCCAGCCTCGGCAGCTTCGGCTCCAGCAGCCGCTCCAGCGGATGCGGCAGCAGCACCAGCACCGGCAGCCGATGCCGCTGCTGCGCCAGCAGCAGACGCAGCTCCAGCAAAAGCCGCCGGCGGCCATGAAGAAGTGGAAAATCCATACGGCTTCAAGGCAGTGTGGGATGCAGGTTTCGTTTCGCGCGGCACCCTGATCATCCTGTCGATCATGTCGATGGGTTCGTGGTACATCATCATCACCAAGCTGATCGACCAGGCCAAGATCTTCAAACAGTCGAAAGAAACCTCGGCTAAATTCTGGAAAGCATCGTCGATCGCTGCTGGTTCGGCTGCCCTGAAAGAAGGCTCGCCATTCCGCTTCATCGCCGAGACCGGCACCAAGGCCACCGTGCACCACGACGGCGCCCTGCTGGAACAAATCGACCTGTCGACCTGGGTGACGATGTCGATCCAGCGCGCTGTCGACAAAGTGCAATCGCGTCTGCAAGACGGCCTGTCGTTCCTGGCAACCGTTGGTTCGACCTCGCCGTTCATCGGTCTGTTCGGTACCGTTTGGGGTATTTACAATGCGCTGATCGCCATCGGCATGTCGGGTAACGCATCGATCGACAAGGTTGCAGGTCCGGTCGGTGAAGCGCTGATCATGACCGCCTTCGGTCTGTTCGTCGCCGTTCCAGCCGTTCTGGGTTACAACTGGCTGGTGCGTCGTAACAAAGCTGCGATGGAAGATGTCCGTTCGTTCTCGGCCGACGTACACTCGGTACTGATCTCGGGCGCCATGTCCACCAGCGAAGCCGGCCGTCTGGCTGGCGCTAAAAAGATTGGATAA
- a CDS encoding energy transducer TonB, producing MNFTHNEKSTGKNFTGITIVVLLHVLVAYGIITGLGTRLVAKMVAPVETKIIEEVAPPPPKELPPPPPPPEMKAPPPPFIPPVEVNVQQPPPQQNVIANATNVKPPTTEIQKAPPAPTAPPTPGPAKAVNVAAVADFSTCAKPEWPKSSLRNEETGTVTLSFLIAADGRVADSKVVKSSGFRDLDKAAVNGISKCRFKPGLTDGKPTEAWMQMQYVWTLE from the coding sequence ATGAATTTCACGCACAACGAGAAAAGCACCGGGAAGAACTTTACAGGCATTACCATTGTCGTTTTGTTGCACGTCCTGGTTGCTTATGGAATCATAACGGGCCTGGGAACCCGCCTGGTGGCAAAGATGGTCGCCCCAGTGGAGACAAAGATCATCGAGGAAGTAGCACCTCCTCCACCCAAGGAACTCCCACCACCGCCACCTCCGCCAGAGATGAAGGCTCCCCCGCCACCATTCATCCCGCCAGTCGAGGTGAACGTGCAGCAGCCGCCGCCGCAGCAGAACGTGATCGCCAACGCGACCAACGTGAAGCCGCCAACGACCGAGATCCAGAAAGCGCCGCCAGCACCAACAGCGCCGCCAACCCCTGGTCCGGCCAAGGCTGTCAACGTTGCCGCGGTCGCCGACTTCAGCACTTGCGCCAAGCCGGAATGGCCGAAGTCGTCGCTGCGTAACGAAGAAACGGGAACGGTGACGTTGTCGTTCCTGATTGCTGCCGATGGCCGCGTTGCCGACTCCAAAGTCGTCAAGTCGAGTGGCTTTAGGGATCTGGACAAGGCTGCGGTCAACGGCATCAGCAAATGCCGTTTCAAACCGGGTCTGACCGACGGGAAACCGACGGAAGCGTGGATGCAGATGCAATACGTCTGGACGCTGGAGTAA
- a CDS encoding biopolymer transporter ExbD: protein MSMSVGSDSGDEDQVMSEINTTPLVDIMLVLLIIFLITSPVVLKLIKIKLPEETNQVIQTKPEDVNIVVSKDGDIYWNQKKMRDANELFDNLKVEAVKLPQPEVHVRGDQETRYESIGRVIFTTQRAGIQKVGFITEPPDKG, encoded by the coding sequence ATGTCGATGTCCGTAGGCTCCGATAGCGGAGACGAAGATCAAGTCATGTCGGAAATCAACACGACGCCCCTCGTGGACATCATGTTGGTTCTGCTGATTATCTTCCTGATCACGAGCCCGGTTGTTCTGAAGCTGATCAAGATCAAGCTGCCAGAAGAAACCAACCAGGTCATTCAGACTAAGCCGGAAGATGTCAACATCGTTGTGAGCAAGGATGGCGACATCTACTGGAACCAGAAGAAGATGCGCGACGCCAATGAGCTGTTCGACAATCTGAAGGTGGAAGCGGTGAAATTGCCGCAGCCGGAAGTACACGTTCGTGGCGACCAAGAAACACGCTACGAATCGATCGGCCGCGTTATTTTCACGACCCAGCGCGCTGGTATCCAGAAGGTCGGCTTCATCACCGAACCGCCTGATAAGGGTTAA
- the ileS gene encoding isoleucine--tRNA ligase, whose product MSDKSKAPKKPESKYPVNMTETPFPMRGDMAKREPGWVQQWQDKKIYERVRKAAAGRPKFILHDGPPYANGDIHLGHAVNKILKDMVVKSRSLAGFDAPYVPGWDCHGMPIEIQIEKLYGKNLPTADVLTKARAYALEQVDRQRKDFIRLGVLGEWNNPYLTMNFSNEADELRALGKMLDKGYVYRGLKPVNWCFDCQSALAEAEVEYQDKRDPAIDVGFKFAEFDKLASAFDLVQLPTHEGYIVIWTTTPWTIPSNQALNVNPEVTYALVQTARDGQPLLLILAQDLVESSLARFKLEGVTIATCKGEDLAGISFLHPLHGADTFYNRLSPMYLADYVTTESGTGVVHSAPAYGLDDFISCKAHGMKDDQILTPVMGDGKFVSTLPLFGGMTIWEASKPICNALREAGALFEVKMFDHSYMHCWRHKSPIIYRATSQWFAGMDIKPNDGGASLRETALKGIAETKFFPDWGQARLHGMIANRPDWTLSRQRQWGVPMAFVVHKETGALHPRTPELLEQVAQLIEKGGIDAWLALDLKDLIGDEAAAYAKNKDTLDVWFDSGTTHQTVLRGSHKEQSAFPADLYLEGSDQHRGWFHSSLLTSSMLNGAPPYKALLTHGFTVDGEGKKMSKSLGNTLAPQKISDTLGADILRLWIASTDYTGELSISDEILKRVTEAYRRIRNTLRFLLANISDFDHARDAVPVAELLEIDRYAIANMAALQKEMEAHYEQYEFQPVYSKLQNYCSEDLGGFYLDILKDRLYTSAVGSHARRSAQTALWHITQSLLRVMAPALSFTAEEAWAIFAGEEAFKASDETIFTQTWWQLPAPADADALLAKYNTLRAVRTDVTKQLEDLRTSGAIGSSLQAELTIKAAGDKYKLLASLEDDLKFVFITSLAQAVEVAAEADEAVEVAASTAEKCERCWHYRADVGAHADHPTLCGRCHSNLFGAGEKRKFA is encoded by the coding sequence ATGTCCGATAAAAGCAAAGCCCCGAAGAAGCCTGAAAGCAAATACCCGGTCAACATGACCGAAACCCCGTTCCCGATGCGCGGCGACATGGCCAAGCGCGAACCGGGCTGGGTGCAGCAATGGCAGGATAAGAAGATCTACGAGCGCGTGCGCAAGGCCGCCGCCGGCCGTCCGAAATTCATCCTGCATGATGGTCCGCCGTACGCCAACGGCGACATCCACCTCGGCCACGCCGTCAACAAGATCCTCAAGGACATGGTGGTCAAATCGCGCTCGCTGGCCGGTTTCGACGCGCCCTACGTGCCGGGCTGGGATTGCCACGGCATGCCGATCGAAATCCAGATCGAAAAACTGTACGGCAAAAACCTGCCGACCGCCGATGTGCTGACCAAGGCCCGCGCCTACGCGCTGGAACAGGTCGACCGCCAGCGCAAGGACTTCATCCGCCTGGGCGTATTGGGTGAGTGGAACAATCCCTACCTGACGATGAACTTCTCGAACGAGGCCGACGAACTGCGCGCCCTCGGCAAGATGCTCGACAAGGGCTACGTCTACCGCGGCCTGAAGCCGGTCAACTGGTGCTTCGATTGCCAGTCCGCCCTGGCCGAGGCCGAGGTGGAATACCAGGACAAGCGCGACCCGGCCATCGATGTCGGCTTCAAGTTCGCCGAGTTCGACAAGCTCGCCAGCGCCTTTGACCTGGTCCAGCTGCCCACCCACGAAGGCTATATCGTCATCTGGACCACCACGCCGTGGACCATCCCGTCCAACCAGGCGCTCAACGTCAATCCGGAGGTCACCTACGCGCTGGTGCAAACCGCGCGCGACGGCCAGCCGCTGCTGCTGATCCTGGCGCAGGACCTGGTCGAATCGTCGCTGGCGCGCTTCAAGCTCGAAGGCGTCACCATCGCCACCTGCAAGGGCGAGGACCTGGCCGGCATCAGCTTCCTGCATCCGCTGCACGGGGCCGACACCTTCTACAACCGCCTCTCGCCGATGTATTTGGCCGACTATGTGACCACCGAGAGCGGCACCGGCGTGGTCCATTCCGCGCCCGCTTATGGCCTGGACGACTTCATTTCCTGCAAGGCGCACGGCATGAAGGACGACCAGATCCTGACGCCGGTCATGGGCGACGGTAAATTCGTCTCGACCCTGCCACTGTTCGGCGGCATGACCATCTGGGAAGCGTCCAAGCCGATCTGCAACGCGCTGCGCGAGGCCGGCGCGCTGTTCGAGGTCAAGATGTTCGACCACAGCTACATGCACTGCTGGCGCCACAAGTCGCCCATCATCTACCGCGCCACCTCGCAATGGTTCGCCGGCATGGACATCAAGCCGAACGACGGCGGCGCCTCGCTGCGCGAAACCGCGCTCAAAGGCATCGCCGAGACCAAGTTCTTCCCGGACTGGGGCCAGGCGCGCCTGCACGGCATGATCGCCAACCGTCCCGACTGGACCCTGTCGCGCCAACGCCAGTGGGGCGTGCCGATGGCCTTCGTGGTGCACAAGGAAACCGGCGCGCTGCATCCGCGCACGCCCGAGCTGCTCGAACAAGTGGCGCAGCTGATAGAAAAAGGCGGCATCGACGCCTGGCTGGCGCTCGACCTGAAAGACCTGATCGGCGACGAAGCGGCCGCCTACGCCAAGAACAAGGACACGCTCGACGTCTGGTTCGATTCCGGCACCACCCACCAGACCGTGCTGCGCGGCTCGCACAAGGAGCAGTCGGCCTTCCCCGCCGACCTGTATCTGGAAGGTTCGGACCAGCACCGCGGCTGGTTCCACTCGTCGCTGCTGACATCGTCGATGCTGAACGGGGCGCCGCCGTACAAAGCCCTCTTGACGCACGGCTTCACCGTCGACGGCGAGGGCAAGAAAATGTCCAAGTCGCTGGGGAACACGCTGGCGCCGCAGAAAATCTCCGACACGCTCGGCGCCGACATCCTGCGCCTGTGGATCGCCTCGACCGACTACACCGGCGAGCTGTCGATCTCCGACGAGATCCTCAAGCGCGTGACCGAAGCCTATCGCCGCATCCGCAACACGCTGCGCTTCCTGCTGGCGAACATCTCGGACTTCGACCACGCGCGCGACGCCGTGCCGGTGGCCGAGCTGCTGGAAATCGACCGCTACGCGATCGCCAACATGGCCGCGCTGCAAAAGGAGATGGAAGCCCACTACGAACAGTACGAGTTCCAGCCGGTTTACTCCAAGCTGCAGAACTACTGCTCCGAGGACCTGGGCGGCTTCTACCTCGACATCCTCAAGGACCGCCTGTACACGTCGGCCGTCGGCTCGCACGCGCGCCGCTCGGCGCAGACGGCGCTGTGGCACATCACGCAAAGCCTGCTGCGCGTGATGGCGCCGGCGCTGTCGTTCACCGCCGAAGAGGCATGGGCCATTTTCGCCGGCGAGGAAGCGTTCAAGGCCAGCGACGAAACCATCTTCACGCAAACCTGGTGGCAGCTGCCGGCACCGGCCGACGCCGACGCGCTGCTGGCCAAGTACAACACCCTGCGCGCGGTGCGCACCGACGTGACCAAGCAGCTCGAAGACCTGCGCACCTCGGGCGCGATCGGCTCGTCGCTGCAGGCGGAGCTGACCATCAAGGCCGCCGGCGACAAGTACAAGCTGCTGGCCAGCCTGGAGGACGACCTCAAATTCGTCTTCATCACGTCGTTGGCGCAAGCCGTCGAAGTGGCAGCCGAAGCCGATGAAGCGGTCGAAGTGGCCGCCTCCACGGCCGAGAAGTGCGAACGCTGCTGGCACTACCGCGCCGACGTCGGCGCGCACGCGGACCATCCGACGCTCTGCGGCCGTTGCCACAGCAATCTGTTTGGTGCGGGCGAAAAACGCAAGTTCGCTTAA